A region of the bacterium genome:
CACCAATAATAGGAAGAGTGACCAGTAATAAAAATATTGCCATCAGTTCCCGGCAAGCCGGTTCCAGCCAAATGCACAACCCCATTTTCTAAAGCAGAAAGAGCGTTTGCCTCTTCCACTTCCCAAATTACAGGGGCTTTTATACCTAATTTAGGGATATAAAGAAAGTTATTCTCCAATTGAATCTCGTTGTTGTCTGATCTATCTTTTTCCAATCTTTGAATTTCTTCTGGAGATTTCTGAGGACTTAGTATATAACCTAAATTATTCTGCAGATTTACTGGCATAACCTGATAACTTTCAGGCCAAGGTTTGTTTTGGAATTTGGAAATATACCAATACCTGACTTTATGAAAAAGCGCTGGAGCATTAACAACCAGATAAACAAAAATAAAAACAAGAACAAAAATAAAAACGATTTTAAAAAAACTAAATTTAGGCCACTTCATTGTTTATAGTGTAGCGAAAAGAAGAATAAGAAAAAAGAGGCTTGCTTTATAAACTTAAAACTAACCAGAAATTCCCATCTCTTTCTTTGTCTTTTCAAAACACTTTCGGCAAACCGGGCGATACTTATAAGTTCCGTTTTCAGGAACAATAGAAGGCAAACCGCTAAAAATTGGCTTTTTACCTTTTAATATTTGGGTAAAAACAGCTTCCGGTTTTTTGCAAATTTCGCAAACAGATTTTTTCAGTTTTATTTCACTAGGCCCCAATTCCAAAAGTTTTTGCACTACTGGAAAGAGGCGACCGCGGTAATCTTTGTCTAAACCAGAAACCCAAACTTTTATCCCTGAATTTAACATCTCTGCAACCGCTGCCACTCCTCTGGGAGAAAACATATGAACCTCA
Encoded here:
- a CDS encoding sortase, encoding MKWPKFSFFKIVFIFVLVFIFVYLVVNAPALFHKVRYWYISKFQNKPWPESYQVMPVNLQNNLGYILSPQKSPEEIQRLEKDRSDNNEIQLENNFLYIPKLGIKAPVIWEVEEANALSALENGVVHLAGTGLPGTDGNIFITGHSSYYWWSKGKYKTIFALLPNIDIKDQIYLTFQNRLYTYETTEKLVVWPKDTWVMDKLSYPALTLMTCVPVGTNLKRLIVRAKQISPSLEKEKPKPQPELRPTPDLLPPIF
- a CDS encoding thymidine kinase, with protein sequence MKSGKSYELISYFAPLRYSKVRFGLYQSAKNVRDFAVQSRNGVLLKAKKVKSFFDIHKDACARNLEVVGVDEVHMFSPRGVAAVAEMLNSGIKVWVSGLDKDYRGRLFPVVQKLLELGPSEIKLKKSVCEICKKPEAVFTQILKGKKPIFSGLPSIVPENGTYKYRPVCRKCFEKTKKEMGISG